The following proteins come from a genomic window of Solwaraspora sp. WMMA2065:
- a CDS encoding recombinase family protein, with translation MVKPLMYGYLRVDLDALDGDIRQMELALKFWAEQEGYCLAGLFHEYDTALNRPALTALIEEIGRSDARRVITPSLAHLSTHPVVQRHLLDALEDTGVQVHTLQEELDP, from the coding sequence ATGGTGAAGCCGCTGATGTACGGCTACCTGCGGGTGGACCTCGACGCCCTCGACGGCGACATCCGGCAGATGGAACTCGCCCTCAAGTTCTGGGCCGAGCAGGAGGGCTACTGCTTAGCGGGGCTCTTCCATGAGTACGACACCGCGCTGAACCGCCCCGCCCTCACCGCACTGATCGAAGAGATCGGCCGCTCCGACGCCCGGCGCGTGATCACGCCCAGCCTTGCGCACCTCTCCACGCACCCGGTGGTCCAGCGCCACCTTCTCGACGCGCTGGAAGACACCGGCGTCCAGGTCCATACCCTGCAGGAGGAACTAGACCCATGA
- a CDS encoding IS66 family transposase, translating into MVDPEALSRDELIAVVRDQAAQLADQTAEVERLRAELEQIKRLISRNSRNSSMPPSTDDLPGRSGRSKPAGGGRSGGKKPGRGRQPGAPGSYLPWLDEADVRVVDQRPCGPCECGTDLAGAVDEGVVSASQVTDVPLVTASTVEYRQYRVRCGCGRKHVAAPPKQAGVGNTRVYGANLRALAVYLLIVQHVPVERCVRLIADLAGTRVSAGFVHKVLAAVAAAVTDIVTMIKALITLAEVVHFDETTIRAGAAGRNGYVWSASTGRYTLYALAERRSGEQFRTIGIGPAFTGVAVHDRYTVYDQAGNFADGVRHQLCCAHLLRDLEDAAETYPDHVWPVQCQRALRGLIHAANLARAAGQAEIDPAVRDPLVREFRDGVIVGRKDVPRVGGPRDRQPPGRNLLEDLHHRHDDVLRFCYDTTIPPTNNLAERDLRPNKTQQKISGRLTSEKATRDRLTIRSYLSTAVKHGVNAMTALRDAVTGNPWMPQTAHILQG; encoded by the coding sequence GTGGTTGATCCGGAGGCGCTGTCGCGGGACGAGCTGATCGCGGTGGTCCGTGATCAGGCCGCTCAGTTGGCGGATCAGACGGCCGAGGTGGAACGGCTACGTGCGGAGTTGGAGCAGATCAAGCGGTTGATCTCGCGGAACAGCCGAAACTCCTCGATGCCGCCCTCGACCGATGATCTGCCTGGCCGGTCGGGTAGGAGCAAGCCCGCCGGCGGTGGGCGCTCGGGCGGGAAGAAGCCGGGGCGAGGTAGACAGCCCGGTGCGCCGGGATCGTATCTGCCCTGGTTGGACGAGGCCGACGTCCGGGTGGTTGACCAGCGTCCGTGCGGGCCGTGCGAGTGCGGGACGGACCTGGCGGGGGCTGTCGACGAGGGGGTGGTGTCGGCCAGTCAGGTCACCGACGTGCCGCTGGTCACCGCGTCGACGGTGGAGTACCGGCAGTACCGGGTCCGGTGCGGCTGCGGCCGGAAGCACGTCGCCGCCCCGCCGAAGCAGGCGGGGGTGGGTAACACCCGGGTGTACGGGGCGAACCTGCGCGCTCTCGCCGTGTACCTGCTGATCGTGCAGCACGTGCCGGTCGAGCGGTGCGTGCGGCTGATCGCCGATCTGGCCGGCACCCGCGTGTCGGCCGGGTTCGTCCACAAGGTCCTCGCCGCCGTCGCGGCGGCGGTGACCGACATCGTCACGATGATCAAGGCGTTGATCACCCTGGCCGAGGTGGTCCATTTCGACGAGACCACGATCCGGGCGGGTGCCGCGGGCCGCAACGGGTACGTATGGTCCGCGTCGACCGGCCGGTACACCCTGTACGCGCTGGCTGAGCGTCGCAGCGGCGAACAGTTCCGCACCATCGGGATCGGGCCGGCGTTCACCGGGGTCGCCGTGCACGACCGGTACACCGTCTACGACCAGGCCGGCAACTTCGCCGACGGGGTGCGGCACCAACTGTGCTGCGCACATCTGCTCCGCGATCTCGAAGACGCGGCCGAGACCTACCCCGACCACGTCTGGCCGGTCCAGTGCCAGCGGGCGCTACGCGGCCTGATCCACGCCGCGAACCTCGCCCGCGCCGCCGGACAGGCCGAGATCGACCCCGCCGTGCGTGACCCGCTGGTCCGCGAGTTCCGCGACGGCGTGATCGTCGGCCGTAAGGACGTCCCCCGCGTCGGCGGCCCCCGCGACAGGCAGCCGCCCGGCCGCAACCTACTCGAGGATCTCCACCACCGCCACGACGACGTCCTGCGGTTCTGCTACGACACCACCATTCCGCCGACGAACAACCTCGCCGAGCGTGACCTACGGCCGAACAAGACCCAGCAGAAGATCTCCGGCCGGCTCACCAGCGAGAAAGCCACCCGCGACCGGCTGACCATCCGCAGCTACCTATCCACTGCGGTCAAACACGGCGTCAACGCCATGACCGCACTCCGCGACGCCGTCACAGGGAACCCCTGGATGCCGCAGACCGCCCACATCCTCCAGGGCTGA
- a CDS encoding helix-turn-helix transcriptional regulator, with product MPRRQLGRCLRDLRMQARFTVRAAASALEWSEAKIWRIETGQTSMRSLDVEQMCRVYGALAETTTSLMALAKETKSKGWWLSYADIINEGFDVYIGLEESCSQLRWYEAELVPGLLQTADYARTLIEADNPGTEPREIGRRVQLRIARQTLLTRPVAAPELRVVLNESILRRPVGGREVMSAQLERLIAVSEMPNVALRVLPFAVGMHAGIMSGPFVVLEFPTNGNGQATEPPTVYVDGFTGALFLDKPHEIDRYEGAFSNIWDASLDERASRQAIRDAMKEMGK from the coding sequence GTGCCGAGACGGCAACTGGGTCGCTGCCTGCGTGATCTCCGGATGCAGGCCCGGTTCACGGTCAGAGCCGCCGCCTCCGCTCTGGAGTGGAGCGAAGCGAAGATCTGGCGGATCGAGACCGGGCAGACGTCCATGCGGTCACTCGACGTCGAGCAGATGTGCCGCGTCTACGGCGCGTTGGCCGAGACGACGACATCGCTCATGGCTCTCGCCAAGGAGACCAAGAGCAAGGGCTGGTGGCTGTCTTACGCAGACATAATCAACGAGGGCTTCGACGTTTACATCGGCCTGGAGGAGTCCTGCAGTCAGTTGCGGTGGTACGAAGCTGAGCTCGTGCCAGGACTACTGCAAACTGCGGACTACGCCCGCACGCTGATCGAGGCCGACAACCCCGGCACGGAGCCGCGCGAGATCGGCCGACGGGTTCAACTCCGAATCGCTCGGCAAACGCTGCTCACCAGACCGGTCGCGGCACCGGAGCTGAGGGTGGTGCTCAACGAGTCGATCCTCCGGCGGCCGGTGGGCGGGCGGGAGGTCATGAGCGCCCAGCTGGAACGGCTGATCGCCGTGAGCGAGATGCCGAACGTGGCACTCAGGGTGCTGCCGTTCGCGGTCGGGATGCACGCCGGCATCATGTCGGGTCCGTTCGTCGTGCTGGAGTTTCCCACCAACGGCAACGGCCAGGCGACGGAACCGCCCACGGTCTACGTCGACGGGTTCACCGGTGCTCTGTTCCTGGACAAGCCGCATGAGATCGACCGGTACGAGGGAGCATTCAGCAACATCTGGGACGCCTCGCTGGATGAGCGGGCGTCGAGGCAGGCAATCAGGGACGCGATGAAGGAGATGGGCAAGTGA
- a CDS encoding DUF397 domain-containing protein, with translation MITGDVSAARWFTSSRSNGQNNCVEVADNLPGRVLVRDTKNRDGGTLAFGPSAWRSFIEVAKRHH, from the coding sequence GTGATCACTGGCGACGTTTCAGCGGCTCGTTGGTTCACGTCGAGCCGGAGCAACGGACAGAACAACTGCGTCGAAGTGGCCGACAACCTTCCGGGACGGGTCCTGGTCCGGGACACCAAGAACCGCGACGGCGGCACCCTGGCCTTCGGCCCGTCCGCGTGGCGCTCGTTCATCGAGGTGGCGAAGCGCCACCACTGA
- a CDS encoding DUF397 domain-containing protein — translation MSSAPSWRTSTYSEAGSCVEVADNLPGRVLVRDTKDRSGPMLIFGPSAWRSFVELAKQHH, via the coding sequence GTGAGCAGCGCACCCAGTTGGCGTACCAGCACCTACTCCGAAGCCGGCTCGTGCGTCGAGGTGGCCGACAACCTGCCCGGTCGGGTCCTGGTTCGGGACACCAAGGACCGTAGCGGCCCGATGCTGATCTTCGGCCCGTCCGCCTGGCGCTCCTTCGTCGAGCTCGCCAAGCAGCACCACTGA
- a CDS encoding type 1 glutamine amidotransferase, which produces MPHHTRAPHQIRDRIRLLFVNTQERAALTALGLPSYPQWIAEATGLDPTQIVTVDVADGQPLPDTIEADAVIGGGSGHSAYEHLPWITRTKEFFRAAAAAGVPELHICWSHQARAESIGGRAAIGGHGRRFGVDTVRLTPAGRVDPLFTGLPDEFDLFTSHVDVVEELPARAVEGAVVELAYSRVYRNEALAIGPTVRTIQAHPEITASIISALARSRRGALVREGWIGPDDADLDAFTATLYAREAQIVATSRRLMANWLRYHVRPGVRPDTAPTGTPSAGAGVGVAAGAGVGAHGGVPAAVGGVL; this is translated from the coding sequence GTGCCCCACCACACGCGCGCGCCCCACCAAATCCGGGACCGGATCCGACTGCTCTTCGTCAATACCCAGGAACGCGCCGCACTGACCGCCCTCGGCCTCCCCAGCTATCCGCAGTGGATCGCCGAGGCGACCGGGCTGGACCCGACGCAGATCGTCACCGTCGACGTCGCCGACGGGCAGCCGCTGCCCGACACCATCGAAGCCGACGCGGTCATCGGCGGCGGCTCCGGGCACTCCGCGTACGAACACCTGCCGTGGATCACCCGGACCAAGGAGTTCTTCCGCGCCGCCGCTGCCGCCGGCGTACCGGAGCTGCACATCTGCTGGTCACACCAGGCCCGCGCGGAGTCGATCGGCGGCCGGGCGGCGATCGGCGGGCACGGCCGCCGGTTCGGCGTCGACACGGTACGGCTGACCCCGGCCGGCCGGGTCGACCCGCTGTTCACCGGCCTGCCCGACGAGTTCGACCTGTTCACCTCGCACGTCGATGTGGTCGAGGAACTGCCGGCACGGGCCGTCGAGGGGGCGGTCGTCGAATTGGCGTACAGCCGGGTCTACCGCAACGAGGCGCTGGCCATCGGCCCGACCGTACGGACGATCCAGGCCCACCCCGAGATCACCGCGAGCATCATTTCGGCGCTGGCCCGCAGCCGACGCGGCGCGCTGGTCCGCGAAGGCTGGATCGGCCCGGACGACGCCGACCTCGACGCCTTCACCGCCACCCTGTACGCCCGTGAGGCGCAGATCGTCGCGACCTCTCGGCGGCTGATGGCCAACTGGCTGCGGTACCACGTCCGCCCGGGTGTCCGGCCCGACACCGCTCCGACCGGCACGCCGTCCGCTGGTGCTGGCGTCGGTGTCGCCGCCGGTGCTGGTGTTGGTGCTCATGGCGGGGTGCCGGCGGCGGTCGGCGGCGTGTTGTGA
- a CDS encoding condensation domain-containing protein, which produces MVTELSTLGRRTVSFVAPDPARTAPITWGQRALWMALRRHGTSQTMFALKRHVAVPRRARSDPERVYAAIAALMVRHTALRTRLELAGDEPRQLVADRGDLPVLVVPAESGGNSGDAAGGGSADPAAVAQRVADELAAEPFAHADDWPQRVAVVTRDGVPHQVVVVFSHTTVDFRAAELVLRDLRLLLARSRIDDAPGLQSADVADLEQRESHRRRSARAAAYWVEVTRRLSRDTRMPQREPATPRFRRGVLTSAAADTATRMLAVRHRTTTSTVLLAAAALVVGECSGNDLVGMHTMVNNRMLDGYPEAIAKLNQLALVPVDLTGDRRMASLLPRVWRAALDGYRHAYYDPQALSDAFGAAGLPYATGVNPHCYLNDIRLSADSDLFGRDIDEAAVRGASAGTTFRLAQRIERFTWRTRIEIVDRPDGLGLALTADTTYFSTDDIERFLRALEAHLIDGAFAE; this is translated from the coding sequence GTGGTGACCGAACTGTCGACCCTGGGCCGCCGTACGGTGTCGTTCGTCGCGCCGGATCCGGCGCGCACCGCCCCGATCACCTGGGGCCAGCGGGCATTGTGGATGGCGCTCCGGCGGCACGGCACCAGCCAGACCATGTTCGCCCTCAAACGGCACGTCGCCGTGCCCCGCCGGGCACGCTCCGACCCGGAGCGGGTGTACGCGGCGATCGCCGCCCTGATGGTGCGGCACACCGCGCTGCGCACCCGGCTGGAGCTGGCCGGCGACGAGCCCCGTCAACTGGTCGCCGACCGGGGTGACCTACCGGTGCTGGTGGTGCCGGCCGAATCCGGCGGCAACTCCGGCGACGCGGCGGGCGGCGGGTCGGCGGATCCGGCGGCGGTCGCCCAGCGGGTCGCCGACGAGCTGGCGGCGGAGCCGTTCGCGCACGCCGACGACTGGCCGCAGCGCGTCGCGGTGGTGACCCGCGACGGCGTACCGCATCAGGTGGTGGTGGTGTTCAGCCACACCACGGTCGACTTCCGGGCGGCCGAGCTGGTGCTGCGCGACCTGCGGCTGCTGCTGGCCCGGAGCCGGATCGACGACGCACCCGGTCTGCAGTCGGCGGACGTCGCCGACCTGGAGCAGCGGGAGAGCCACCGGCGGCGGTCGGCGCGGGCGGCGGCGTACTGGGTGGAGGTGACCCGCCGGCTGTCGCGCGACACCCGGATGCCGCAGCGGGAGCCGGCCACCCCGCGTTTCCGGCGGGGTGTCCTGACCTCGGCGGCGGCGGACACCGCGACCAGGATGCTCGCCGTACGGCATCGGACGACCACCTCGACGGTGCTGCTCGCGGCGGCGGCGCTGGTGGTCGGCGAATGCTCCGGCAACGACCTGGTCGGCATGCACACGATGGTCAACAACCGGATGCTGGACGGCTACCCGGAGGCGATCGCCAAGCTGAACCAGTTGGCCCTGGTGCCGGTCGACCTGACCGGCGACCGCCGGATGGCGTCCCTGCTGCCCCGGGTGTGGCGGGCGGCGCTCGACGGGTACCGGCACGCCTACTACGACCCGCAGGCGCTCAGCGACGCGTTCGGCGCGGCCGGCCTGCCGTACGCAACCGGGGTGAACCCGCACTGCTACCTCAACGACATCCGGCTGTCGGCGGACAGCGACCTGTTCGGCCGCGACATCGACGAGGCGGCGGTACGTGGCGCGTCGGCCGGCACCACGTTCCGGCTCGCCCAGCGGATCGAGCGGTTTACCTGGCGTACCCGGATCGAGATCGTCGACCGGCCGGACGGGTTGGGGCTGGCGCTCACCGCCGACACCACCTACTTCTCGACCGACGACATCGAGCGGTTCCTACGGGCGCTGGAGGCCCACCTCATCGACGGCGCGTTCGCGGAATAG
- a CDS encoding LLM class flavin-dependent oxidoreductase, translating to MQFGVFSVGDVTVDPTNGREPTERERIKAMVAIALKAEEVGLDVFATGEHHNPPFVPSSPTTMLGYVAAKTERLLLSTATTLITTNDPVKIAEDYAMLQHLADGRVDLMMGRGNTGPVYPWFGQDIRNGIPLTIENYDLLRRLWREDVVNWQGRFRTPLQDFTSTPRPLDGVPPFVWHGSIRSPEVAEQAAYYGDGFFANHIFWPKEHTQRMVGLYRERFAHYGHGSADQAIVGLGGQVFMRRNSQDAVREFRPYFDNAPVYGHGPSLEDFSSQTPLTVGSPQQVIDRTLTFREYVGDYQRQLFLVDHAGLPLKTVLEQLDMLGEEVVPVLRREFAVGRPAHVPDAPTHASLVAAADGSTADSTADADSAAPAAV from the coding sequence ATGCAGTTCGGCGTCTTCAGCGTCGGTGACGTCACCGTCGACCCGACCAACGGTCGGGAGCCGACCGAGCGCGAGCGGATCAAGGCCATGGTCGCCATCGCGCTCAAGGCCGAAGAGGTCGGCCTGGACGTCTTCGCCACCGGCGAGCACCACAACCCGCCGTTCGTGCCGTCGTCGCCGACCACCATGCTCGGCTACGTCGCGGCGAAGACCGAGCGGCTGCTGCTGTCCACCGCGACCACGCTGATCACCACCAACGACCCGGTGAAGATCGCCGAGGACTACGCGATGCTGCAGCACCTCGCCGACGGCCGGGTCGACCTGATGATGGGGCGCGGCAACACCGGCCCCGTCTACCCGTGGTTCGGCCAGGACATCCGCAACGGTATCCCGCTGACCATCGAGAACTACGACCTGCTGCGCCGGCTGTGGCGCGAGGACGTCGTCAACTGGCAGGGCAGGTTCCGTACCCCGCTGCAGGATTTCACCTCGACGCCGCGCCCGCTCGACGGCGTACCGCCGTTCGTCTGGCACGGCTCGATCCGCAGCCCGGAGGTCGCCGAGCAGGCCGCCTACTACGGCGACGGCTTCTTCGCCAACCACATCTTCTGGCCGAAGGAGCACACCCAGCGGATGGTCGGGCTCTACCGGGAGCGCTTCGCCCACTACGGCCACGGCTCCGCCGACCAGGCGATCGTCGGCCTCGGCGGGCAGGTGTTCATGCGCCGCAACTCGCAGGACGCGGTGCGCGAGTTCCGGCCGTACTTCGACAACGCCCCGGTCTACGGGCACGGTCCGTCGTTGGAGGACTTCAGCTCGCAGACGCCGCTGACCGTCGGCAGCCCGCAGCAGGTCATCGACCGTACGCTGACCTTCCGCGAGTACGTCGGCGACTACCAGCGGCAGCTGTTCCTGGTCGACCACGCCGGACTGCCGTTGAAGACGGTGCTGGAGCAGTTGGACATGCTCGGCGAGGAGGTCGTGCCGGTGCTGCGGCGCGAGTTCGCGGTGGGCCGGCCGGCACACGTGCCGGACGCACCCACCCACGCCTCCCTGGTCGCCGCCGCGGACGGCAGCACAGCAGACAGTACGGCTGACGCGGACTCGGCCGCGCCGGCTGCGGTGTGA
- a CDS encoding FMN reductase: MTTGTGRRRLAVVTAGVRQPSTSRLLADQLAAAVRDELAGLGGQLETTVIEVRDHAHEVVDNTLTGFPAPTLKQALDAVAAADGLVAVSPVFNAAYSGLFKAFFDVLPEGALLDKPVLIGATGGTARHSLTLEHALRPMFAYLRAVVLPTAVFAGPEDWAGEKVGDQAADGGGQVGALRGRISRAGRELAAEMHRREPVRVADPFALTTDFEQLRSSSKRG, from the coding sequence ATGACCACGGGCACCGGCCGCCGTCGGCTGGCGGTCGTCACCGCCGGAGTACGCCAGCCGTCGACCAGCCGGCTGCTCGCCGACCAGCTCGCCGCGGCGGTCCGCGACGAGCTGGCCGGCCTCGGCGGGCAGCTGGAGACGACGGTGATCGAGGTACGCGACCATGCCCACGAGGTGGTCGACAACACGCTGACCGGTTTCCCGGCACCGACGTTGAAGCAGGCGTTGGACGCGGTGGCGGCCGCCGACGGACTGGTCGCGGTCAGTCCGGTGTTCAACGCCGCGTACAGCGGGCTGTTCAAGGCCTTCTTCGACGTACTGCCGGAGGGTGCGCTGCTCGACAAGCCGGTCCTGATCGGTGCCACCGGCGGCACCGCCCGGCATTCGCTCACGTTGGAGCATGCCCTGCGGCCGATGTTCGCCTACCTGCGTGCGGTGGTGCTGCCGACCGCCGTCTTCGCCGGCCCCGAGGACTGGGCCGGGGAGAAGGTCGGCGACCAGGCCGCAGACGGCGGTGGCCAGGTCGGGGCGCTGCGCGGGCGGATCTCCCGGGCCGGTCGGGAGCTGGCCGCCGAGATGCACCGCCGGGAGCCGGTACGGGTGGCCGACCCGTTCGCGTTGACCACCGACTTCGAGCAGCTGCGGAGTAGTTCGAAGCGCGGGTGA
- a CDS encoding peptidase, with product MMLNAAGWRRFGAGTLLAGALVVAAAAPAAAQNPGPDLFVSFDREPVAEVDNSGVTLGMYVYNYGDAPASDVTIVVDATGVDDAVQLAAGYHPGCEIADRVVSCAYGALAAGLTDHIYPVRLVSRAGATPGDAGTMTVTISSAEQDANPANNTETIPVTVLASGPDLVAMVDDINTTAEPVGPGDTAPLYAAVLNEGDSTADSYTIGLDLPTGVGFVDQYTDCDYTSYWPDDQQVEGYAYGPSRVSCALTIPLAPGETLFLVDEQGESLFDLYFGNNLAGPGETSGSFEARLVAEDPAQAQARASTAGGKSINEALAKAQASAGRSAASLLEKIDTEDNVDYFAVHTKPNTFDIAVTAEPVTGEPGETVDLTFTVVNNGPSDGGGPGVTVTAPSGTVLLPSDWCYTEGEPGTRLPESPALRCNFESLFPATASGGGQITHTLQLKIKSAPGTDGTIVADSGGPSTESDPSNNTVAIVFTGAGDDPDDEPGGGGAGDGDYLPITGAPVGTAAGVGTVAVALGVALLLLTVRRQTGSRPGRPPAGAGSRT from the coding sequence ATGATGCTGAACGCAGCCGGCTGGCGCCGGTTCGGAGCCGGCACCCTGCTCGCCGGTGCCCTCGTCGTTGCCGCGGCCGCTCCGGCCGCCGCCCAGAACCCGGGGCCGGACCTGTTCGTCTCGTTCGACCGGGAGCCGGTCGCCGAGGTGGACAACTCCGGCGTCACCCTCGGCATGTACGTCTACAACTACGGCGATGCGCCGGCGAGCGACGTGACCATCGTCGTCGACGCCACCGGCGTCGACGACGCGGTGCAGCTGGCCGCGGGCTACCACCCCGGCTGCGAGATCGCCGACCGGGTCGTCAGCTGCGCGTACGGTGCTCTCGCCGCCGGATTGACCGACCACATCTACCCGGTGCGGCTGGTCAGCCGGGCCGGTGCCACGCCGGGTGACGCCGGCACCATGACCGTCACCATCAGCTCGGCCGAGCAGGACGCCAACCCGGCCAACAACACCGAGACCATCCCGGTGACCGTACTGGCCTCCGGCCCCGACCTGGTCGCCATGGTCGACGACATCAACACCACGGCGGAACCGGTCGGGCCGGGCGACACCGCCCCGCTGTACGCCGCAGTGCTCAACGAGGGTGACAGCACCGCCGACAGCTACACGATCGGGCTGGACCTGCCGACCGGAGTCGGCTTCGTCGACCAGTACACCGACTGTGACTACACCTCCTACTGGCCGGACGACCAGCAGGTGGAGGGGTACGCGTACGGCCCGAGTCGGGTCAGCTGCGCACTGACCATCCCGCTGGCGCCGGGGGAGACCCTGTTCCTCGTCGACGAGCAGGGCGAGTCGCTGTTCGACCTGTACTTCGGCAACAACCTGGCCGGTCCGGGCGAGACGAGCGGGTCGTTCGAGGCGCGGCTGGTCGCTGAGGACCCGGCGCAGGCGCAGGCACGGGCGTCGACGGCCGGCGGGAAGTCGATCAACGAGGCGCTGGCGAAGGCCCAGGCGTCGGCCGGCCGCTCGGCGGCGTCGCTCCTCGAAAAGATCGACACCGAGGACAACGTCGACTACTTCGCCGTACACACCAAGCCGAACACGTTCGACATCGCGGTGACGGCCGAGCCGGTGACCGGCGAGCCGGGCGAGACCGTCGACCTGACCTTCACCGTCGTCAACAACGGGCCGTCCGACGGCGGCGGTCCGGGCGTGACCGTCACCGCGCCGTCGGGCACCGTCCTGCTGCCGTCCGACTGGTGCTACACCGAGGGTGAGCCGGGCACCCGGCTGCCCGAGTCACCGGCGCTGCGGTGCAACTTCGAGAGCCTCTTCCCGGCCACCGCGTCCGGCGGCGGGCAGATCACCCACACCCTCCAACTGAAGATCAAATCAGCGCCGGGTACGGACGGAACGATCGTCGCCGACAGTGGCGGGCCGTCGACCGAATCCGACCCGTCGAACAACACCGTCGCCATCGTCTTCACCGGTGCGGGCGACGACCCCGACGACGAGCCGGGTGGCGGCGGGGCCGGCGACGGCGACTACCTGCCGATCACCGGCGCGCCGGTCGGCACGGCCGCCGGTGTCGGCACGGTCGCGGTGGCGCTCGGCGTCGCACTGCTGCTGCTGACCGTACGGCGGCAGACGGGCTCGAGGCCGGGTCGTCCGCCAGCGGGAGCCGGCTCTCGCACCTGA
- a CDS encoding serine hydrolase domain-containing protein, which produces MQSVLDDVPEAGVPGVLAAVRDGRHEWQAAAGHAYATKPRPMQPWMRHRIGSITKTFVATTVLQLVDEGRLGLDDPIGQWLPETVPGEVGEQVTVRMLLNHTSGIGNYTNAMLTSYAAIDQMQVTTYPPADLVATGLAMPRTNPPGAMFSYSNTNYILAGLLIEAVTGNDPTTEVQRRILRPLRLTGTYFPGVDPTIRGPHGGAYFASYGVRDLGEFNMSWAWTAGEMIATTADLNTFYRALLGGELLDADTLDEMLTTVPFDPSAPQFGGYGLGIYSAPLPCGEFWGHDGAVLGHLTISLHSRDGARQLSTGINLSHYDIGFPDAHPVDIAWQTLLLTALCPTDASASRSTGAAQLPPSVTRLPGNAGPVPVG; this is translated from the coding sequence CTGCAGTCCGTACTCGACGACGTGCCGGAAGCCGGCGTACCCGGCGTCCTGGCCGCCGTCCGCGACGGCCGACACGAGTGGCAGGCCGCCGCCGGCCACGCGTACGCCACCAAACCCCGCCCGATGCAGCCGTGGATGCGGCATCGGATCGGCAGCATCACCAAGACGTTCGTCGCCACCACGGTGCTCCAACTGGTCGACGAAGGCCGGCTCGGGCTCGACGACCCGATCGGGCAGTGGCTGCCCGAGACGGTGCCCGGCGAGGTCGGCGAGCAGGTCACGGTACGGATGCTGCTCAACCACACCAGCGGCATCGGCAACTACACGAATGCGATGCTCACCTCGTACGCCGCGATCGACCAGATGCAGGTCACCACGTACCCGCCGGCGGACCTGGTCGCGACGGGCCTGGCGATGCCGCGCACCAATCCGCCCGGCGCGATGTTCAGCTACTCCAACACCAACTACATCCTCGCCGGCCTGCTGATCGAGGCGGTCACCGGCAACGACCCCACCACCGAGGTGCAGCGGCGGATCCTGCGGCCGCTGCGGCTGACCGGCACCTACTTCCCCGGCGTCGACCCGACGATCCGCGGCCCGCACGGTGGCGCCTACTTCGCGTCGTACGGTGTGCGTGACCTCGGCGAGTTCAACATGAGCTGGGCGTGGACCGCCGGCGAGATGATCGCCACCACCGCCGACCTGAACACGTTCTACCGGGCGCTGCTCGGCGGTGAACTGCTCGACGCGGACACCCTCGACGAGATGCTCACCACGGTCCCGTTCGACCCGTCCGCACCGCAGTTCGGCGGCTACGGGCTCGGCATCTACTCGGCGCCGCTGCCGTGCGGCGAGTTCTGGGGACACGACGGTGCGGTGCTCGGTCACCTGACGATCTCGCTGCACAGCCGGGACGGTGCGCGCCAGCTCTCCACCGGCATCAACCTCAGTCACTACGACATCGGGTTCCCGGACGCGCACCCGGTCGACATCGCCTGGCAGACGCTGCTGCTGACCGCGCTCTGCCCGACCGACGCGTCGGCGAGCCGGTCCACCGGTGCGGCCCAGCTGCCGCCCAGCGTCACCCGGCTGCCCGGCAACGCGGGGCCGGTACCGGTCGGATAG